TATGGGCGCCCTTCGATTATCTTCCGAGCATGGCCCAATTGTCGGGAATGTCGGATTCGCTGGCCCTCTACCTTCTTGCGATCGTGAAGTAAGTTTTGTTTGTTCAATCTTGTTGTCCCTCTAGCGGAGCTGACCTGGGGGGCCCCAGTGCTGCTTCACTTTTCGGACGAATTATCCCCGGACACATCGGAGACAAGGTGGGATACTTTAACATCATAGTCGCGTCcgccttcttcagctgcaTTGCTATCCTCTGTTTATGGCTGCCTTTCGATTATCATTCTTCCAATGCCGGCCTCATCGTTTTTGCTGTGGTTTACGGCTTTTTCAGCGGCGCCTTCGTTAGCATCATGATGCCATGTTGTGCGAAGTCCGGCAGCCTAGAGACTTTGGGGAGACAGATAGGTACTTATCAGGGTGTTATAGCTATTTCGTAGGTTCTTCGTTGCCCCCCACATTTTCTCTATTCACTGTACTGATATCAAGCAGTACTCTTACTGGTTTGCCGATCATGGGAGCTATTCTGGGAAGGCAGCATAATTCAACCTTTATGGGCTTGCAAGTATTTGCCATTGCGACCATGTTTATCGGCTTCGTGTTGCTCTTGATTTCTCGTAATGTCCTGGCTGCGGCTCACGGAACATGGAAATACTGAATCTTGTGACGAACCGCTACATTCGTCGAATTTATGCACAGAACAAGGCCCAGCTTGGACAAATTCCAGCATgttgagctggaggatgataccCCTGACCCGGACCAGGAGTTGCACAGGCCTTCGCGCGACCATGGAGTAatggtggaagatgagaggAATTAGGGACCATTCTCGGTCAAGAAGTGAAATAGAATCACATATAGACAATCGCTCGGGAGAACGCTAGATAATCCAATGAATCATAGAGCTGCCCCCAACTGCTGAAAGAGACTAGAGTGAATGAGTCATGATTAAATCCTAATTGACAATCTACTACAGATATGTATTGCGCGGACAGCTTTTGTATAACCACTTCGAGATCTTTGGATATCTAGAGCAAATGAATATACGTTGGAAGGTGCGTCCAAACCAATATCACTCGCTTTGGTTTGCATCCAAGAACTCCAGCAGTCTGCGCGCGACGGCAGATGGTTGCTCTTCGGGGAGGAAGTGCCCACAATCATGAATCGCGCCCCCGGAAACGTTGGTTGCGAAGTTTCGGACCAAATGAATCATATCCGAACCGACGGAGCTGGCCCCCCCTAAAGCTAAGACAGGAATATCGAGCGGTGTCTTTGCAAATTCCAGGTTCTGTTTCGCACTGGTTCCAAATGCTCGATAATACTCGAACCCCCGACTCATCGCTCCTGGTCTTGAATAGGCTTGGATATAGCGTTCAAAATGATCTTTGGAGAAGGCATCGGCATGAACCGTCTTCAATTTAAAGAACCAGGTCAGTAGCTCCCGCTCACGACCGCGAGTCAGAATTTCCGGTAACTCAGGAAGCGCGTTGAAGGAGAATTGCCAAAGACGCATGTTGGTCGGGTGAGGCAACGGAAACTGAAGCTGAGGTAGGAAACCCGGCACTGACGCGTCCAGGATACTGAGCGATTTGATCCTTGATTGAAATTGAGCAGCCCAAGGATAGGCAATCCATCCACCCACATCATGACCAATTAAATGGTACGGTCGGTCTTTCAAGTGATCGTGAATAGCTTCGGCCATGACTTTACTCACGTTCGCAGTATCGTAGCCATTGAGGGGAGGAGCCGAATCACCCAAGCCCGGGGGGTCAAGGGCCAAAAATTGATAATGTTTTGAAAGCGGCTCGAAGATACCGCTAAATGCCTCTGCTGTTTGTGGCCAACCTGGAATGAGAATTAAAGGAGGACCTTGACCACCAACTATGGCTCGGACTCCATGGAGGAGACGTGTGGCTCGCCATTTCGCTGTCATGGTGTTGACGTCGACTGGGTCAAATGTCGGACGAAGTCGTTTTCATGAGGGTTCGGGTGCTTCAGCGGCTTAATATCATGTTGTAATGAGTCACCGAGCAAATGATGGATCCAAAGTAAGGGATTAGTATTTCAAGTCAGACGTGTACCCACATGAACCCGCGGTGGATTTAAGTACAGTGGTACGGGTTCCCCGACCCGTACCCGCCCAACCCACCCTGAACCCAGGGAAGCCGGATTGGCTCGACTCGACACTAAGCAACATCGGGAGCGCGCCAGTATAAGCTAAGTCTTCATAGCTTCCACTACCGTAGACCTGTTGCGGACTATGGCACTGACTTTGTTGGCGTTGCCGATGTCGCATTGAAAACCTGCTGCGTGGTCAAAACCCACTGTATTTCTGCTGTCAATTGCCCCCCTCCCTCACTTTCCCAAGTTGCCACGAATGCAGCAACGCCTATCACGGACTCTCCGGTGGGATAGACAGAAAACATAGCCAGGGTGATAATGTGcgggaagaaaaagagtcAGGAAACTTGCATGCGATTAAATTTCTGCCGGCACAATTCTGGGCGTACACACCGCTTGATATTTTGCCGGTTTAAGGTGTAATGGTTTTCTGCCGGCACAACCTATGACCTAGGCGTTGCGCTAGCTCGTACAGTACATAGTTTAGAGACTGGTGCTAGTCACGTGGAACATGACTGCCGGCAAGACCAATGCGGGAGCGACCGGAGCAGCCGGTGCGTGCTCAAGGATTGATAAGTGAGTGTCCCGGAAGGCACAGGAAATGCTCACGTGCTGCCCTCACAAAAGCGGCGGCACCCCGTAGCAGAACATTTCAagtctactccgtatactcACTACTAGCATGCACGCAACTTTAAAACGCTACCCAATATGTGGCCAATCAGCGGGTTCTATCCAGGATTTAAGATATTACTTCAGTCCATTAGGGCATAATACAGTAAGAGATCATTCAGACCTACCTATTGAGAAGTGCCATGAGATAGGAATTATAGAATCCACAGCCTGAGAACATACCGTTGTATTATGTCGTCGAATCGTGGAGTGAGTACAAGCCCTACTCGATGCCATAAGTAAATATAGGATTAGAATGTaagttccatggttcaaaCAGAACCGTATATTTGTATTGTATGTTAAGCCACAAGAAGACGTCCTGCTAACAATGCCTTAACATACCCAAATAAATTTTCGTTCCACTTGTAACTACATTGCATACTCAATCAACCTCGCAAGCCCCATTGACCACCGAATCTGTCAAATAGGTAAACCCTAAAGCACAGCAAATGTTAGGTAAGTCTTGCTGTCAAGCACCGAATTAGTTCAACTATGACTCATTTCCGGATCTAATCTGATCAAAACGACAGAAAAGGATCTACGGTACTTTTGACTTACTGTAAATTAAGAGCTTGCCTCATTTGTCTATACCACCTTTACTATTTGCACAATTGAAAGTCGAAAACAAGTAATCAGTATGGTATGAAAAACACCAGCAAGAGTACCACATAGACCGTGGACCCAAGTTTCAGAATCTACAATAAATCCCCGGTTCACATGCCGCATGTGATGATCTATGGGGATCTTGGATAAGGACTCTTCAGGCATCGGAAGAGATCGGAGAACCTTAATTGTTTATCCCCCATTGAGTAATACCCCATATTTCCGatcatcataatcataatcataatcaatGGttttttgagtctttcccgAATGCCGAAGAAGCATGCCTTGTGCTTACCTAGGTTATTAGGGTTATTTTGTCCCTTTAGACTCGGTGGTACGGAGTGACTGATTGGCTGGTTGCCTAGTGGATGATCGACGTCATTCAACTTTGAGGTGGTATGACTCTTTTCCTATTCTCGAATCTGAAGTTCTTTTGGTCGGAATCAGGGGAGAGTGCTCACTACAGTAGCTTTACGATGTATATTTAGATGTATTGAATCAATAAATGTCATCAAATTGTGAATGGATAGCATCATTGAGCATCATGATGATAGAATAAGTATAAGGAAATACAAAGACCACTTTCAGTGGAAACCAATTATCGCTAAAGTAGAACAAGACAAACAACGCGAGTCAAATCAGTGCTGCTTCTGGTAACTCTGCTGCTTGGGACCTAAAATGTCTTCCAAGAATCCGGTCCACAGCTCCTTTACAACACCGGGTTCCTTGGAGCCGTTCTGGGACTTCCAGACCTCTTCGCCGAAGCGGGATTTTCCAACCGCCTCGGTTAGCGAGAATGGGTCGATATCCACCGAGGTGTTGTCAACAACTTCGGCCATGGGGCTGACTGCGATATCGGCCCCGCCCCCGGACACAGTGTGTACCTGGGGCTTCATGGGAGGGTTCGAGGGCTGGCTCGAGTTGTAGTTGGTGTAGACATCGGAAAGGATCGGAATGCGAGTATCGGCGGGGCGAGTAGGGGCATCAATCTCGTCCATGGACGGTAGGTATGCAAAATCCACAGTGGATGAGTCATTGACGGCCTTCGAGGCGCGAGATGTGTTGAATTGGCGGGTGGAAACAGATTTACTATAGTGGGAAGTGATGTCAGCCTTGTGCCCTTTGTACCGAGGTAAAGAGGGCAGCTCGAGGTAAAGCACTTACTCTGCTGCAGAGCTGCCATTGATTCTTCTCATGGCAATGCTGAAAGCACGGGATTGAAGAAAGTCATGGTTGGCAAGGCGCTCAACGAGCTGTATGGAGGTGAAGCGGTTAGTTCGGGTTCAATGGGAAGCAATGCTCGAAACATCAGAGTGATACATACCTCATTCTGGCTGCCGCTGGCTCCCAGTTTCCTCTGGGAGCACTCTCTCTGGAGGTCTGCCAAGCTGCGAGTCGCGTACAAAGACGTACGATCCGAAACGTTGACAGGCTGTGCAGAATTGACCCCGGTGATGTGCAGGCCCCGGCGGAGGCAGGGTGTAGCAGCATGCTGTTGAGAGAGCACGCGAAGGGCGCGCAAAGAAGTAGAGCGAGGAGCTGCCATTGGGAAAATAGTAGCGTGGTTGGTGGGTGTTATGTTcacgaaaagaagaaggcaaaggtCCTTAAAACTGTGTTATCCGGAAGGGTTATGGTATTTGATACTATTAGAGTAGATAAAGTGAATTATAGAGTATGAAAATATAAAACGTAGAAAATATACGTAAGACGATTCAGTAAGAAAAAATGGAGGAATCCAAAAGTATTGAATAAATGTGCGGGGACTGGAGGgcaggaaggaaagggatgCAGTCGAGGAGAGCTCAGTACTTGTACTTCTGGATGTTTGCAGGAACCGTTGGGGGGGAAGAGTGAGCTATCCACTTTCACCCTTCCGGTGGACTCTCGACGCAGACCGGGGCGGTCTGGCCAAGTCGGCGGGTTGCTAATAGTAGCAACCCACTAAATTCCCCGACTAAATGGATCGATCGATGGTGTCGTCTGGGCGGCCGAAAAAATGGGTATGTATTGATGTAATTAACGAAACACAACAGACTAGTTCTTCTTATTTCTCCAATAGTATCCAGATCTACTGCGTACTCGTCGCAGTCAAGCAGATCTTCTCGCTTAAACAACTGTCTCATaacagagaaaagataaattaaataaaaaggaGGGTAGAGGTGGGGTAAGAtgcgaaaaaaaaaaaaaaaaattagaaaagggaaaaagtAATCATGGTTGGTTCCATACATTCCATACTATCAGGTCTTCAGCAGGATAAGAGTCAAAGTATGGGGTACACTCAACACATCCGTGGACCTCAAGGATTCGGATGTACAAGCATGCATATTCCCCGGCGCTACGGGTGGTAAAACAGCCAATCGATCAGGCAATCCAGGAATTTCTATGACTACGACTCGCTACACCGGGGGAAGGTCAGTTGATGATCACGAAAACGCTTTGCCCATCCCGGAACCCGTCGCCATTAAACATTGGTCAACTCTGGTGCATCGAAGCTTGATACGCTGGTGTGCCTTGAGtttttcccctctcttccctcgtGCTTTCAATCATTTGTTTTGAATTATTAAAACTATTTCTAACTGACTTTGGAACACATCGGAGGGGTGTAGTGTGGTGTATAGAACCAACCCAATCACTGCCTCTCTCTGTTCAAAACAGAAAACTCCATGTCACCACCTTAACTCCACCGGTAGGTATGTACTAGTTGTTACGATATTCCAACTGTGGGACTACACGGCACTACTACTAAAACTGTTGCCTTGCCCTCGCGAGGCACGCCAGTTGGTGCTACAAATAGTGGTGAACTCATGAGTCGACGACGTGGAAGAGTCCTCAACCATAATATGACACAGAGAAAGCGTAAGCGGACAAACGAAAGTGGTAATACTAGTAATAGCAGCCTTATAATAGGACGGCACAACATTGGATGCTATCCATGTCTACCTATCTCATGTAGTATGCAGTATGTCCTGCATCTCCGTCTCACCCTCCGCTCTGTCGAGTCAGTGACGCAATTGATTCTTGAGGAACAAATACCGCGGGGAAAGTCAGTACCGTCAATACGTAAATTACAATTAGTATGATTGTTTCCCGAATGATAGGCGGACGGATCAATGACGAAGCTTCCATAATATTACCGAGTTGGGAGGATTCTTACCCTTTACAGGAAGAGTAAATGAATCCCGTCGTCCACATGATTCACAACAGTCCATCTTAATTTCTGATCCCGCATTGTTCCTCTCAACTGTTGAGACTCAGTCCGAGAGGCGGTGAAGTGGGGTGTTGTCGATCGGAGTTGGCCGCATCTTCCGGGAGGCTTTTTCATTCGAGAATTAGTCTAAAGGACACGATTATTATGGGGACATGACCAAAGGTACTGTGTAAAGCATAGACTGGGATTCAAGATACCGCGTTGAGGAGAAAACGGGTGGAAACATCGGGGCAGGATCGAAGGTACGCAGTAATTCGCAGTATCGTAGGGAGTAGGATTAAACATACGCAGTATTTTAGGGGCTGGGATTAAAGATGCTCTGTAGCATAGGGAATGATCGACCCCTGTTTTGCATGCCATCCCATTGGGGGGAGAGTCACGAGAACACGAAATTCAATGCCCCGTAGTTTGTTGATTGCATGAAGTAATTGGTTTTCTGAAGTCTAACccaatttttatttttatttttatttttttttgtatttttttctttttatttgcCTCTGTATTTTTGTTTACCCGACTCTGGTCCTCACCTCATCAAATCACGATGACGATACACATCCCAGTCACCCTCCCTGTACTCAGTATGTATGTAACCTTCCGTTTTGGGTCGTCGGTGATGTGGTCAATATAAACTTGATAATCAATATCTCATCTTCCTACCTGACAAGATCGTCCACTCTCTCACATTATTCCTTGCGCCTTTAATGCCTCTGATTGGGGGCTCAACCGGGTACAAGATAAGCACATGTATAGCGCATATTAGTAGTACCTCGTGTCGTATTTAGCATCCCGCGCATGCTTTCGATATGTCACCGCTGAATTATTGAAACTCCGACTACGATTACACTTTAATGATCTTGATAGCCATAATCTACACTAACCCACGGACCGCTTGGGTATATCTGCATCATATAAAACCTACAGACCGCAATCAAGCGAATATCATAGGCCAACAGGAGACCAATGCATGAGCGTGACTAGGTATCTAATCCAACAATCGTGTACCCCTCGCTGATCAAAGCACTCGAAAATAAGCTtttcatattttttttaGTGGGTCTATGCAGCTCTGTGAGTATTTCACAGCTGTTCAGAGCTTGGAGAGGTGCAACGAACGTCGCCCTTTGGCAACTTTTCGTGCATATGGGTGCTGACGGGATTCGGGAACCAGATGGTCAATGTCAGCCGTGTGGACTAGATGTGGACCAGCTTCGTCTAGTGTGGTAATTCCGATGTTGCGCATAGCTGTTTCTAACTCGTCTTTCATGACTGAGGTATGGTAAGCAACGAATAAAAAACGAAGTGTAAAGGGGAAGAGACTCGTCACTTACTATCTATCAGGTGCTCGACACCCTCCTGGCCATAGTTAGTAGCGAATAGCATACTGCGCCCCATGCCCACTGCAGTCGCGCCTAAGCAGATAGCTTTCAAGATGTCGGTCCCGCGTCTGATTCCACTATCCACGTATATCTCCATCTTGTCAAAAATTTCAGGACAGCGCTTCTGTAGTTCGAGAAGTGTAATGATCGATGGAGGGCTAGTGTCAAGGTTCCGCCCCCCATGGTTGCTAAGTAGAATACCGTCGAGGCCGGCTTCCATGGCCAACATGGCATCGTCTGCAGACATCACGCCTTTTAGACAAACAGGAAGATGCGTATGCTGTCGTACCCACACCAAGTCCTCCCAGGTCAATCCAGGGTCGATGAAACCGGCCATCACACGTCCCAGCCCACCTCCCTTGTTGTCGTTCTTTGCTTTCGATGGGGCCATCGGTACGGATAAGCCTTCATCAGCCTTGACACGTTCGTCTGCTTCTCTTTTACCCGGCCAAGCTGCATCAACCGTCACGAAGATGGCCTTCACGTTAGGATTTGCTGAGCATTGACGGAGAAGCGCGGCTGATTTTTCACGATCTCGGTTGACATATAattggaaaaagaagctcgcCGAAGGTGCGGTGTCTCTAAGTTCTTCCATTGTGTACGAGGAGTTATTGGAGATCTGATAAACTTATTAGACGGCAAATAATGAATAGAAAAGTTCTCTGAGCTCACTCCCTGCATAATTCCGTGGTTTCCACAAGCTCTAGCAATAGCACACTCGCCATCGGGATGAATGAGCTTCGCCATTGCTGCAGGACTCACGAATAATGGCAAGCTACTGTCGATTCCGAGAATTTTAGTCTTCGTATCTACAGATCGCACATTCTTCAGCACCCTTGGCCGAAACCAGATTCGGTCGAAGCAAGACTTATTGGCGTCCCGGGTAATAAGATCCGTTGCAGCGCTGGAGTAAAACGCCCATGTTTTCTTACTGGCAGTCTTTGACGCCACGAGCTCAAAATCGTGCGAATTGATCAAGGTATGTAATGGCGGCTTCTCATGGTCAAGGACTACTTTGGGGTTCTCAGTAGGTGGCTGCTTGacccattcatcatcgatCGTGGACTCGTCCAGCACACCCATATGTTTTTCTTGGGACAAGTTCGCTGACAGAACGCTTGGAGCATGGACTTCCGAATAAGCCTTGGTGGCATCGCGACCTGCATATTTCAGGATAACTGCATAATTAAAGCGGCTGTGTCAATATCTGTAGCGTTTGAGTATGGATGTATGCCTCACTCGAAGATCCTCCAGGATGTTCTTCCAAGAATTCTGTCACATCCCACACCTGATTGTCGACAACGATCCAACAATCTCGCACTGCATTGTGCTCTGAGATTTGCCGGACAGACAGAAGTTTCTTGTCTACCATTTTAGAAAGAATGTGTAGGTTGAACTACTAA
The sequence above is a segment of the Aspergillus oryzae RIB40 DNA, chromosome 3 genome. Coding sequences within it:
- a CDS encoding alpha/beta fold hydrolase (predicted hydrolases or acyltransferases (alpha/beta hydrolase superfamily)) is translated as MESEPYGIFEPLSKHYQFLALDPPGLGDSAPPLNGYDTANVSKVMAEAIHDHLKDRPYHLIGHDVGGWIAYPWAAQFQSRIKSLSILDASVPGFLPQLQFPLPHPTNMRLWQFSFNALPELPEILTRGRERELLTWFFKLKTVHADAFSKDHFERYIQAYSRPGAMSRGFEYYRAFGTSAKQNLEFAKTPLDIPVLALGGASSVGSDMIHLVRNFATNVSGGAIHDCGHFLPEEQPSAVARRLLEFLDANQSE
- a CDS encoding FMN-dependent alpha-hydroxy acid dehydrogenase (glycolate oxidase), encoding MVDKKLLSVRQISEHNAVRDCWIVVDNQVWDVTEFLEEHPGGSSIILKYAGRDATKAYSEVHAPSVLSANLSQEKHMGVLDESTIDDEWVKQPPTENPKVVLDHEKPPLHTLINSHDFELVASKTASKKTWAFYSSAATDLITRDANKSCFDRIWFRPRVLKNVRSVDTKTKILGIDSSLPLFVSPAAMAKLIHPDGECAIARACGNHGIMQGISNNSSYTMEELRDTAPSASFFFQLYVNRDREKSAALLRQCSANPNVKAIFVTVDAAWPGKREADERVKADEGLSVPMAPSKAKNDNKGGGLGRVMAGFIDPGLTWEDLVWVRQHTHLPVCLKGVMSADDAMLAMEAGLDGILLSNHGGRNLDTSPPSIITLLELQKRCPEIFDKMEIYVDSGIRRGTDILKAICLGATAVGMGRSMLFATNYGQEGVEHLIDIMKDELETAMRNIGITTLDEAGPHLVHTADIDHLVPESRQHPYARKVAKGRRSLHLSKL
- a CDS encoding uncharacterized protein (predicted protein), whose translation is MAAPRSTSLRALRVLSQQHAATPCLRRGLHITGVNSAQPVNVSDRTSLYATRSLADLQRECSQRKLGASGSQNELVERLANHDFLQSRAFSIAMRRINGSSAADKSVSTRQFNTSRASKAVNDSSTVDFAYLPSMDEIDAPTRPADTRIPILSDVYTNYNSSQPSNPPMKPQVHTVSGGGADIAVSPMAEVVDNTSVDIDPFSLTEAVGKSRFGEEVWKSQNGSKEPGVVKELWTGFLEDILGPKQQSYQKQH